In Pseudomonas abieticivorans, the genomic window CGGTCGCAAAGGCGATCCAGTGTTCGATGCGTTTTACGCCGCGCATGTGCCCTACGTTGCCGATAGCTCAAAAAGTCAGCAGTTGTTCCAGAACGCCGGCGCGGCGTTGCTGGATAAAATCGGTGAAGCGATTCTGATCACCCACTCGCAGTCGGGGCCTTATGGCTGGCTGTTGGCGGATGTCCGACCGTCCTTGGTGAAAGCCGTGGTGTCCATCGAGCCACAAGGCCCGCCGGTGGTGAACATGTCGATGCAGCAGGCGCAGAAAGGCGAAAGCCAGGCACTGGATGACACGCAGCGCCGCCGCTGGGGCATTGCCGACATAGAGTTGACTTACGCGCCGCCATTGCTCGCAGACCAGCAATTGGCGGTGGTTCGCAGCCCAGCCACTCGCGCCGATCGTCTGCCCGGCTGGATGCAGCAGGAACCGGCGCGGCAATTGATCAATCTGCAAGCCATCCCGTTTCTGATCGTGACTGGCGAAGCGTCCTTCCATGCGCTTTACGACCACGCGACTGCCGCATATCTGCAACAGGCCGGCGTGCCGGTGACTCATTGGCAGCTCGAAGAGTTCGGCATCACCGGCAACGGTCACATGCTGATGCTGGAGCGGAACTGCGCGGAAATTGCCGAGCGCCTGAACCTCTGGATCGCTGATATTTGAGCCGTGTTGCCTCACAGGAACCCCGTGAATGTTGACCACAGAAGTAACACCGCCAACCAGCCGTTCGTTATTGTGGCTGGTGGCGGGCGGCCTTTTCATGCTCACCCTCGATGCCACGATCGTCACTACCGCGCTGCCGGCGATGGCGCGCAACCTCGGTGAAAGTCCGCTGAGCATGCAGTCGGTCATCGTCGCCTACGTGATGACCATGGCCCTGCTGGTTCCGGCCTCGGGTTGGCTGGCGGATCGTTTCGGCACACGGCGCACTTACATCGCAGCGATTGCCTTGTTCACCGTGGGTTCGCTGTGCTGCGCGATGGCGCAAACGCTTGATCAATTGCTGATTGCTCGCGTCCTCCAGGGCGTGGGCAGTGCGCTGATGTTGCCGGTCGGACGGCTGGCGGTGATCCGTATGTTTACCGGCAGCCGCCTGTTGCCGGCCATCAGCTTTGTCACTATTCCCAGCCTCATCGGCCCTTTGATCGGCCCGGCACTGGGCGGCTGGATGGTACAGTTCGCCAGCTGGCAGTGGATTTTTCTGATCAACGTACCGGTGGGATTTCTTGGCGTAGTCGGCGCCTGGAAATACATGCCCGGGCAACCGTTGGCCGGGCTCGGGCGTTTCGATTTCGTTGGCTACGGCTTGCTGGGCGCGGGTATGTTTTGCCTCACCCTTGCACTGGATGGCATCGCCAGTTTCGGTTTTGACTGGCGCGTGGCATCGACGCTGGCTATAGCCGGTCTGGCTGCCCTAGCGGGCTATTGGCAACATGCTCGTCGCCATCGAGCGCCGTTGTACCCGCTGAATTTATTAACCGTCGACAGTTTGCGCATTGGCTTGGTCGGCAATTTCGTCGCACGCCTAGGCTGCTCGTCGACGCCGTTTTTGCTGCCACTGTTCCTGCAAGTCGCGCAAGGCTACTCACCGCTCAACGCCGGGTTACTGATGCTCCCCGTCGCTTTGACCGGCATCGCCGTGAAGTCGTTGACCGACCGACTGGTGACGCGCATGGGATACCGGTGCTTTCTGGTCGCCAACACTTTGCTCATCGGCTTGACCATCAGCAGCTTCGCGATCGGGCACGAGCCACGGAGTGTTGCGTTGCAAGTGTTGGCGCTGTGCATTTTCGGCGCGCTGAATTCCCTGCAACTCACCGCCATGAGCACGCTGACGCTCAAGGATCTTGGCACCCATCAGACCAGCAGTGGCAACAGCGCGCTGACCATGGTGCAAATGTTGTCCATGGGCATGGGCGTGTCATGTGCAGGGGGACTGTTAGTGTTTTTCAACCACTGGTTTGCGGGGCAGCCTGAAGTGATAGGCATGGCGTTTCACGCTACATTCGCTTTCATGGGCGCTCTAACACTGTTCTCGACAGGGATATTCTGGCGATTGAAGACGAACCTGGTAATGGGAAACAGCTAAACGTTTTGATTGCGGCAGTGGCCTGCCTGACTCACTTGCCGTCGGTATCAACCCCCGCCAATATCTCCGACAGATTATGAAACTACCCCTTCCCCGCCTTGGCCGTTGACCCGTCAGCCTCCGTTTGCGTGAGCGCCTGGCTCAACGCCTGATGCTGCACCAGCCAGCCCGACGCTGACTTCTCTTCCACGCTCACGTTCTCCAGGAACGAAAGCGCCGCCGGTTTTGTGTCCGCTTTGGCCACCTTTTCGACCGGGCCGACGCTGGCTTGAGGGAGGACCGCGCACTTAAACCCACCGCACGCTTGCAGTGCATCAAAGCAGTCTTTGAATGTGCGAAACTACCTGCCTCGTCGCCTCTTCGATCGTGCCTTCATTACGGCACAACACCCAACCGTGTTCGGCAACCGCGCGCTCGAATGCCTGGGTGCAAGCGGCATGCTCTGCCTGCTTATGAATCACCGTGCTGCCCAGCCCACGCGTTCGTGCTGCCGCCCTGGCCCATGAGATATCAGGGTCAGTGACAACCCCCACATGCAGGTCGGGCACGCGCACGTTTCGGTCGATGTTCAACTGCAGAATCGCTGCAAACGGCACCAACCGGCGAAACGCGGCATCGGAGGGGTACCAGCGATCCATCAGTATGATGCTGCCCGCTGGCTGTTTGGGTAGCACGTGCTGGGTCATCCACGCGCGGCTATCGGCAAGGCGCTCACATACTTCCCACTCCAGGTCCCGGGAGGGGTTCCTGGCGAGCTGGTTAACCAGGGCCATGGTTTCACCCCGATAGGGATCGTTGTTTCGCTCGCACAGGCGCACCACCTTGTGGTGGTCGGCCCTCAGTACTTTCGTAACGGCCTCCAACAGGGTGGTTTTGCCGGTGCCTTTGGGCCCATCCAGCGAGATGAACAGCGGATGACTCATACGGTGAAGGTCGCCGCAACCCATTGCCGCCTGATGGCCTCTGCCCTCTGCGCAAGGTCCCTATCCGCCTCTGGCAACTGCTCGAAAACGAACGGATTCAACACCTGTCGAGTCGCCAGAACATTCCGATCAACGATGCTTATCCACGCCTCAGTGCACACTGCTGACCAGTGTTGGCGAACCGTTTCAAGCTGCGTCAGCACGATTGACTTGGCTGAACTGCGGTCCAGTAGAAACAGGTGTGCGGCATCCAGACAGAGCGCTATCTGGCTTTGATTAGCCTGCCCCATGATCAACATGCCCTGACTCGCCATATTTCTTGTTCGTGTCTGTGGGCATATGTCGTACGCCGGGGTTTAGCCATGACCCAGTCCTATATTTTTGGCAAGAGAGACGATGCTAGTGTAGCTCAGACCCCTTGATTGACCTATATACGAGGCATATAGATGCTTAGTGCCTCGTACATAGGTCATTTTTCCATGAGCTTTTGGATTGAGATCGCTCCCCTCCCCCTCACACCACCCTTGCCAACTCAAGCTTGCGCAATGTGCCCATGCTCAAGAATGCCAGCGCCCCCAGCAACGCGTGGCCCGCCACCACATACAGCGCGCCCTCGAAAGAGCCGCTGACCTGCACGATGTAGCCAATGATCACCGGCGTGATGATGCCCGAGATATTGCCGAACATATTGAACAGTCCGCCTGCCATCCCGGTGATCTGCTTGGGCGCGGTGTCGGACACCAGTGTCCAATCGACGGCCACCACGCCCTTGCCGAAGATCGCCAGGGACATGAGCACGGTCACCACCCACACCGACTCGGTGAAGTTGCACAGCACCAGGCTGGCGCCCAGGCTCATGCCGCACACCAGCGGGATCTTGCGCGCCACCGTCAACGAAAAGCCCCTGCGCAGCAGGAAGTCGCAGACGGCGCCGCCGAACAATGCCCCCAGCAGGCCGCAGATGCCAGGAATGGCGGCGATGGCACCCGCCTCCATGATGTTGAGGCCGCGGCCCTTGACCAGGTAAATCGGAAACCAGGTGAGGAAGAAGTACTGCAGCGAGGTGTCGCAGTACTTGCCCAGGTAGATCGACCACATCATCGGGCTTTTCAGCAGCACCTTGAGGTCGGAGAACCGCGGGCGAAAGGCGCCCTTGGTCTTGGGCTTGTCCATGTCCACTTCTGCCCCGCCGCTGCGGATGTGTTCAAGCTCCGCCGGGTTGACCATGGGGTGCTCCGTGGGTGCCTTGACCAGCTTGAACCAGACAAGGCTGACCACAATACCCAGGGTGCCCATGAACCAGTACACGTGTTCCCAGCCATAGTGGTGGGCAATAAAGCCCATCAATGGCGCCAGGATTACCACCGACAAATACATGGACGAGTTGTAGATGACCGTCGCCAACCCTCGCTCCTGCAATGGAAACCAGGCGGCCACGATGCGATTGTTGGCGGGGTACACCGGTGCCTCGATCAGGCCCAGCAGAAAGCGCAGCGCAAACAAGGTCGCCACCGCCACCGGAATCGACAGAAAGCCGATCAAGCCTTGTGCGACGGTGATGGTCGACCACAGGAACAAAGACACCCCGTACACCCGCACCGAACCAAACTTGTCCAGTAGCCAGCCACCCGGCAGTTGGCCGAGGACGTAGGCCCAGGCGAAGGCCGAGAAAATAAAGCCCAGGGTGATGGCGTCGATGCCCAGTACCTGGGTCAGTGCCGACCCTGTGATCGACAGGGTTGCCCGGTCGCCGACGTTGATCGCGGTGACGATAAACAGCATGGCTAGCACGCTGTAGCGTACTTTGCTGCGCGCGGCAGTGGTCACGGCCGGCGCTACTGCGGGGGTGATGGGCGCTGCCAGGTTGGAATCATCCACATGAAAATCCTCTTCTTGTCATTGTTATCGGGTGCCGCGTTCAGGCCCTGACGGTTCAGGGCCTGGGATTCATGTACAGACGGTGGTGCAGGTGTGAGTCAGGCAGGTCAGGGGCGCTTGCCGACCTCGGCCACTTGCGCGGTCCAGGGCAGCACTTGCTCGCTCAGCGACAGGCCCAAGCCTGGACGCTTGGGTACCAGCATGCGGCCATCGCGGGTTTCCAGGCGTTCATTGAACAGCGGCTCGAGCCACTCGAAATGCTCCACCCAAGGCTCGGTGGGGTAAGCGGCCGCCAGGTGCACGTGCAGTTCCATGGCAAAGTGCGGTGCCAGCATCACCCCCGCTTGCTCGGCCATCGCCGCGACCTTCAGGTACGGCGTGATACCCCCGACCCGAGGTGCATCCGGCATGAGGAAGTCGGCCCCGCGCAGTTCGATGAACTGCGCATGCTCCGCGACGCTGGTCAGCATCTCGCCCGTAGCGATCGGGGTATCGAACTGCTGGGCCAGGGCGGCGTGCCCTTCGGCGTCGTAGCAGTCCAGCGGCTCTTCGATCCAGATCAGATTGAATTCTTCGAAACGGCGGCACATGCGCTGGGCGGTCGGGCGATCCCACTGCTGGTTGGCGTCCACCATTAGCGGGAAGTTGTCACCCAAGTGCCGGCGTACGGTGCTGACCCGTTCGATATCGATGGCGCAATCGGGCTGGCCGACCTTCAGTTTGATGCCGCCAATGCCTTTCTCCCGGGACAGGTCGGTGTTTTTCAGCAACTGGTCCAACGGTGTGTGCAGGAAGCCGCCCGAGGTGTTGTAGCACCGCACGGAATCACGCTGCGCGCCCAGCAGGCGGGCCAATGAGAGGTTGGCGCGCTTGGCCTTGAGGTCCCACAGGGCCACGTCGAAGGCACCGATGGCCTGGGTCGATAGCCCGCTGCGGCCCACCGATGCACCGGCCCAGCACAGCTTGGTCCACAGCTTGGCGATGTCGCTGGGGTTTTCACCGATCAGGGCCGGCGCGATCTCTTTGGCGTGGGCGAACTGGCCGGGGCCACCGGCCCGTTTGGAGTAGCTGAAGCCCAGGCCCGTGTGGCCATCGACCGTTTCGATTTCGGCGAACAGGATGGCAATTTCGGTCATGGGTTTCTGCCGGCCAGTCAGCACCTTGGCGTCGCTGATGGGATTGGCCAGGGGCAAAAAAACCGATGAGAGTTTTACGTAGGCAATGCGGTCGTCGTCGGCGCAGCTAGGGCTTTGTTGTTGTGCGAGCATGGTGCTCTCCTTGGGGGGGCGAAGGTGTGTTCAGGCGTTATCAGGAGCGTCGGCCAGACAGCTCGGCGTTCAGCGGTTCGGGGGCGGGCGTTGGCAAATCGTTTAAGTCGTCGATGTCCATGCGTTTGAGCGGGCCGACGATGAACAGGTAGGCGAAAGCGCCCAGCAGCCCCATGGCCGCCACGTACATCAGCGCGGCGTCAAAGGAGCCCAATTGGTTGACCAGTACGCCGATCGCGATGGGCGTGACGATACTGGCGATGTTGCCGCAGAAATTGAACATCGCGCCGCTGATGCCCATGGCTCGCTTGGGCGAGACGTCGCCCACGATGCACCAGCCCAGGTTGCCGACGCCCTTGGCGAAGAACGCGATGGACATCACCAGAATCACCAGCGCTACCGACTGGGTGTAGTTGGCAACGACGATGCTGCTCGACAGCAGCAGGCCGCAGATGATCGGGGTTTTACGGGCGGTGGTCAGGCTGCAGCCCTTCTTGAGCATCCAGTCGGACCACACGCCGCCGATCATGCCGCCCAGGCAGCCGGCGGATCGGTGGGACGGCGGCCACCAGCCCGACCTTGAGCATGGTCATGCCCTTGGCCTCGATCAGGTAGGTGGGGAACCAGGTCAGAAAGAACCACGTGATGGACGTCAGGCAGAACTGGCCCAGGTAGATGCCCAGCATCATGCGGTTGGCACCGATGGCGCGCACATTCTTCCAACTGAAGGGCGTCTTGGTATCGCCGATACCCGGTAAGCCGCCGCCGGCTTCGATGTAGTCAATCTCGGCCTGGTTGGCGCGTTTGTCCTTGCGCGGTTCCTGGACCATCTTGAACCACAGCAGGCCAATCAATACCCCTGCCCCGCCGGTCCAGAAAAACACGTGCTGCCAACCGAAGCTGTTGAGCAACAGCACCATGAGGGGCGTAAAGGCCGCCAGCGCGAAGTACTGCGCCGATTGGAAAATCGCCGTGGCCAGGCCGCGTTCGTGGCGCGGGAACCACATCACCGTCAGGCGGTTGTTGGCCGGGAATGCCGGGGACTCGGCCACGCCCATCAGAAAGCGCAGCACAAAAAGCGCCAGGAACGCGGAACTGAACAGGTCGACGTAGCCTTGCAGGAACGTCAGCGCCGACCAGATGATCAAGCTCATGCCCAGCACCAACCGCGAACCGAACCGGTCGAGCACGATGCCCCCCGGGATTTGCATGCTGGTGTAGGCCCAACCAAACGCTGAGAAGGCGATGCCCATAGTGATCGCGTCAAAACCCAGGTCTGCGCGCATGGCAGGTGCTGCGATCGACAAGGTCGCGCGGTCCACGTAGTTGAACACGGTGACGATGAAGATCATCGCCAGGATGACGTAGCGGACATGGGTCTTGGCGACCGGGTGCGCGGGTGTATTCACTTTTATTGTCCTTATTGTGGGGTATTACCCTGAAGCCTGTCGGCCTCGGTCGCCTTGATGATGCTAATGATTGCGCAATCATTCAGGCCTAAAAAAAAGCCACCCTGCCGACCCGGCTGATGGCCTTTGAAAAGATCCTACACTGATTGCGCAATCATTCAACAGCCCGTTCGGTGTTTTTTACCGAAAAAGCTGTTAGGTACTTTGCCGATCGATGAGGGTGAAACCGGTGTCCACGCGCACCGGGTCGGCACTCCCGGCCGGGTGTTGAAAGCGCTCCAGCAGGGCCCTGGCGACCTGGTCGCCAATGCGTTTGCCGTCCACGTGCACGGTCGACAAGGCCGGATAGACGTGGGCGGCGCTGCTCAGGTCGCCAAAGCCCATCACCGCAAGTTCAGCCGGCACCTTCACGCCGCGGCTGGCCGCTTCGGCCAACACGCCTTGGGCAATGGTGTCGGAACTGCAGACCACCACGTCAGGCGTGGCGCCCTGTTCGAACAACTGGCGCAAGCCTTCCCGGCCCACTTCCAGGGTGGCCGGTGGCGTCATCACCGTCATGGGCACCTGTTCAATACCCTGGCGGCGCAGTTCGGCGATCAGGCTGTTGCAGCGGCGCAGGCCACGGGGGTCGCTGATGCTCACCACAGAAAAACGCCGATAACCCTTGGCGAGCAAATGCCTGGCCGTGGCCTCCCCTACCCCCTCATGGGAAAACCCCACCAGCATGTCCAGTGGCTGTTCGCTCAGGTCCCAGGCCTCGACCACCGGAATGCCCGACTGGGCCAGGCGCAGGCGGCTGGATTCGGTGTGCAGCGTGCCGGTCAAGACGATGCCGTCGGGGCGGCGGCCGAGCACCGCTTCCAGGAGTTTTTCTTCCTGCTCGGCCGAGTAGCCGGTGAGGCCCAACAGGGTTTGATAGCCGGCTTCGGTCAGGCGGTCCATCAGCGCCTGCACGGTGTCGGCGAAGATTGAGTTGGCAATGGTCGGCAGGAAAATCGCCACCAGTCGCGACTTGTTGCTCGCAAGCCCCCCGGCCATCATGTTGGACACGTAACCGGTCTGGCGCACGGCCTCAAAGACTTTCTCGCGGGCTTGCTTGCTGACGATATCGGGGCGGTGCAAGGCGCGGGACACTGTAATGGGCGACACGCCCGCCACCTTGGCGACGTCGATCAGGGTCAGGCTGGAGGCTTTCTTGGGCTGGGAGGCGTCCAGGTTGGCGGACGCTCTGCCGGGTTTCTTTGCCATGGGGGTTCCGCGTTCGGGCCGCAGTGCAGGGTAGGCCCGGCACTGCCAAAGCGGTGACTGTACCAAAGCTGCGATGGCCATGCATGGCCTCGATTGCTAATCTGAGGTGCGACACTGAAGATCGCCCGCCTGCGTTATCGTCGCGACACTCATTGATGTACAGCCATGCCATGGCCGCCTATGGTGCTTGATCACGACCATTGGCCCTGCCCAAAAGGAACCCCGCGATGCACTACACACCTCTCGGTAAAACCGGCCTCAAAGTCTCCCGCCTGGCCCTGGGCTGCATGACCTACGGTGTGCCTGAGCGGGGCAACCACGCCTGGACGCTCGACGAAGCGCAAAGCCGTCCGCTGATCAAACAGGCGCTGGAGCACGGCATCAATTTTTTTGACACGGCCAACAGTTACTCAGACGGCACCAGCGAAGAAATCGTCGGGCGGGCGCTGCGTGATTTTGCGCAACGTGACGAAATCGTGATCGCGACCAAGGTGTATTTCAAGTCGCGCAATGCCCCCAATATCGGTGGCCTGTCACGCAAGGCCATTTTCAACGAGATCGACAATAGCCTGCGCCGCCTGGGCACCGATTATGTCGACCTCTACCAAATCCACCGATGGGACTACGAAACACCGATTGAAGAAACCCTGGAAGCACTTCATGACGTGGTGAAGGCTGGCAAGGCCCTGCATATTGGCGCCTCGTCGATGCACGCGTGGCAATTTGCCAAGGCGCTGTACACCTCCCGGGCAAACGGTTGGACACCCTTCGTGTCGATGCAGAACCATTTGAACCTGATCAACCGCGAAGAAGAGCGCGAAATGCTGCCGTTGTGCCGGGATGCCGGCATTGCCGTGCTGCCGTGGAGCCCACTGGCACGGGGCAAGTTGACGCGCGACTGGGACCAGGGTTCTGCGCGTGCCGACAGCGACGCCTACGGCAAGACACTGTATACCGAGCGTACCGCCGACGCCGACCGCCAAGTGGTCGAGGCCGTTGCCCGTGTGGCTGCCGCACGCGGGGTTCCCCGGGCGCAAATTGCGTTGGCGTGGGTGGCCCAGACGGCTGGCGTGGTGGCGCCATTGGTGGGCGCCTCCAAGCCCCAGCATCTGGACGATGCAGTGGCTGCACTGTCCATCACCCTCAGCGCTGAAGAACTCGCTTTGCTCGAAGCGCCGTACGTGCCGCATGCGGTGGTGGGTTTCGAGTGATTTAAAGCTTGCGCCTGCCCGTTCAATACGGTGAGTTGAACGGGCGCTGACGAAAACCTCAGCTACCCTGACCCCATCACTGCGGTCAGGTCGCTGAGAGGCCGCACCTTCACGCCCTTGGAGAGAACCCCCTGCCCATGATCATTTCGGCCTCAACCGACTACCGCGCCGCCGCTCAACGCAAACTGCCGCCCTTCCTGTTTCACTACCTGGACGGCGGTGCCTACGCCGAGCGCACCTTGCAGCGCAATGTCGATGACCTGGCCGATATTGCCCTGCGCCAACGGGTGTTGCGCAACATGTCGCAACTGAGCCTGGAAACCCAATTGTTCGGCGAAACCCTGGCCATGCCCGTGGCCCTGGCACCGATTGGCCTGGCCGGCATGTTCGCCCGGCGCGGCGAGGTGCAGGCCGCCCAGGCTGCCGATGCCAAAGGCATCCCCTTCACGCTGTCGACGGTGTCGGTGTGCCCTATCGAAGAGGTCGCCCCGGCCATCAAGCGACCGATGTGGTTTCAACTGTATGTACTCAAGGACCGCGGCTTCATGAAAAACGCCCTGGAGCGGGCCCGGGCCGCAGGCGTCACCACCCTGGTATTCACGGTCGATATGCCGGTGCCAGGCGCCCGCTACCGCGACGCTCACTCCGGCATGAGCGGCCCCAACGGGCCAACGCGGCGGATGTTGCAAGCCTTTACCCGCCCTGCCTGGGCGTGGGATGTGGGCCTGCTGGGGCGCCCGCATGACCTGGGTAACATCTCCACCTACCGTGGCCACCCCACCGGCCTTGCCGATTACATCGGGTGGTTGGGCAGCAACTTCGACCCGTCCATTTCCTGGCAGGACCTGGAGTGGATTCGCGAGTATTGGCAAGGGCCGATGGTGATCAAAGGCATCCTCGACCCCCAGGATGCCCGCGACGCGGTGGCGTTCGGTGCCGATGGCATCGTGGTGTCCAACCACGGCGGCCGGCAACTGGACGGCGTGCTCTCCAGCGCCCGCGCCCTGCCCGCCATCGCCGACGCCGTGAAGGGCGACCTGGCGATTCTGGCCGACTCGGGCATCCGCAGCGGGTTGGACATCGTGCGCATGATCGCCCTGGGCGCCGACACCGTGCTGCTGGGCCGAGCGTTTGTCTATGCGTTGGCGGTGGCTGGCGGTGCCGGGGTGAGCAATCTGCTGGACTTGATCGAGAAGGAAATGCGCGTGGCCATGGTGCTGACCGGGGCGAAGTCGATCAAGGAGATCACCGGGGAGTCACTGGTCGCGGGCGTTAAGGGTTGAAGGTGGGCGATTTCATAGCGTTGGCCATCCAGTGAAAAAGGCTAACT contains:
- a CDS encoding dTMP kinase, which codes for MSHPLFISLDGPKGTGKTTLLEAVTKVLRADHHKVVRLCERNNDPYRGETMALVNQLARNPSRDLEWEVCERLADSRAWMTQHVLPKQPAGSIILMDRWYPSDAAFRRLVPFAAILQLNIDRNVRVPDLHVGVVTDPDISWARAAARTRGLGSTVIHKQAEHAACTQAFERAVAEHGWVLCRNEGTIEEATRQVVSHIQRLL
- a CDS encoding alpha/beta hydrolase, whose amino-acid sequence is MNNNKTETIAHDFFYVGGEYTGPPSKEVMSGQMYVEVLRPAKVTRRYPLVFVHGTAQTATNWLKTPDGRPGWARIFVELGYEVYLVDQPSRGRSAWHAQLDGELSIAPVALVERYFTATTQGEWPQAKKHKQWPGTGRKGDPVFDAFYAAHVPYVADSSKSQQLFQNAGAALLDKIGEAILITHSQSGPYGWLLADVRPSLVKAVVSIEPQGPPVVNMSMQQAQKGESQALDDTQRRRWGIADIELTYAPPLLADQQLAVVRSPATRADRLPGWMQQEPARQLINLQAIPFLIVTGEASFHALYDHATAAYLQQAGVPVTHWQLEEFGITGNGHMLMLERNCAEIAERLNLWIADI
- the lldD gene encoding FMN-dependent L-lactate dehydrogenase LldD → MIISASTDYRAAAQRKLPPFLFHYLDGGAYAERTLQRNVDDLADIALRQRVLRNMSQLSLETQLFGETLAMPVALAPIGLAGMFARRGEVQAAQAADAKGIPFTLSTVSVCPIEEVAPAIKRPMWFQLYVLKDRGFMKNALERARAAGVTTLVFTVDMPVPGARYRDAHSGMSGPNGPTRRMLQAFTRPAWAWDVGLLGRPHDLGNISTYRGHPTGLADYIGWLGSNFDPSISWQDLEWIREYWQGPMVIKGILDPQDARDAVAFGADGIVVSNHGGRQLDGVLSSARALPAIADAVKGDLAILADSGIRSGLDIVRMIALGADTVLLGRAFVYALAVAGGAGVSNLLDLIEKEMRVAMVLTGAKSIKEITGESLVAGVKG
- the mdtD gene encoding multidrug transporter subunit MdtD, translated to MLTTEVTPPTSRSLLWLVAGGLFMLTLDATIVTTALPAMARNLGESPLSMQSVIVAYVMTMALLVPASGWLADRFGTRRTYIAAIALFTVGSLCCAMAQTLDQLLIARVLQGVGSALMLPVGRLAVIRMFTGSRLLPAISFVTIPSLIGPLIGPALGGWMVQFASWQWIFLINVPVGFLGVVGAWKYMPGQPLAGLGRFDFVGYGLLGAGMFCLTLALDGIASFGFDWRVASTLAIAGLAALAGYWQHARRHRAPLYPLNLLTVDSLRIGLVGNFVARLGCSSTPFLLPLFLQVAQGYSPLNAGLLMLPVALTGIAVKSLTDRLVTRMGYRCFLVANTLLIGLTISSFAIGHEPRSVALQVLALCIFGALNSLQLTAMSTLTLKDLGTHQTSSGNSALTMVQMLSMGMGVSCAGGLLVFFNHWFAGQPEVIGMAFHATFAFMGALTLFSTGIFWRLKTNLVMGNS
- a CDS encoding aldo/keto reductase, which codes for MHYTPLGKTGLKVSRLALGCMTYGVPERGNHAWTLDEAQSRPLIKQALEHGINFFDTANSYSDGTSEEIVGRALRDFAQRDEIVIATKVYFKSRNAPNIGGLSRKAIFNEIDNSLRRLGTDYVDLYQIHRWDYETPIEETLEALHDVVKAGKALHIGASSMHAWQFAKALYTSRANGWTPFVSMQNHLNLINREEEREMLPLCRDAGIAVLPWSPLARGKLTRDWDQGSARADSDAYGKTLYTERTADADRQVVEAVARVAAARGVPRAQIALAWVAQTAGVVAPLVGASKPQHLDDAVAALSITLSAEELALLEAPYVPHAVVGFE
- a CDS encoding MFS transporter, with the protein product MDDSNLAAPITPAVAPAVTTAARSKVRYSVLAMLFIVTAINVGDRATLSITGSALTQVLGIDAITLGFIFSAFAWAYVLGQLPGGWLLDKFGSVRVYGVSLFLWSTITVAQGLIGFLSIPVAVATLFALRFLLGLIEAPVYPANNRIVAAWFPLQERGLATVIYNSSMYLSVVILAPLMGFIAHHYGWEHVYWFMGTLGIVVSLVWFKLVKAPTEHPMVNPAELEHIRSGGAEVDMDKPKTKGAFRPRFSDLKVLLKSPMMWSIYLGKYCDTSLQYFFLTWFPIYLVKGRGLNIMEAGAIAAIPGICGLLGALFGGAVCDFLLRRGFSLTVARKIPLVCGMSLGASLVLCNFTESVWVVTVLMSLAIFGKGVVAVDWTLVSDTAPKQITGMAGGLFNMFGNISGIITPVIIGYIVQVSGSFEGALYVVAGHALLGALAFLSMGTLRKLELARVV
- a CDS encoding LacI family DNA-binding transcriptional regulator produces the protein MAKKPGRASANLDASQPKKASSLTLIDVAKVAGVSPITVSRALHRPDIVSKQAREKVFEAVRQTGYVSNMMAGGLASNKSRLVAIFLPTIANSIFADTVQALMDRLTEAGYQTLLGLTGYSAEQEEKLLEAVLGRRPDGIVLTGTLHTESSRLRLAQSGIPVVEAWDLSEQPLDMLVGFSHEGVGEATARHLLAKGYRRFSVVSISDPRGLRRCNSLIAELRRQGIEQVPMTVMTPPATLEVGREGLRQLFEQGATPDVVVCSSDTIAQGVLAEAASRGVKVPAELAVMGFGDLSSAAHVYPALSTVHVDGKRIGDQVARALLERFQHPAGSADPVRVDTGFTLIDRQST
- a CDS encoding L-talarate/galactarate dehydratase — its product is MLAQQQSPSCADDDRIAYVKLSSVFLPLANPISDAKVLTGRQKPMTEIAILFAEIETVDGHTGLGFSYSKRAGGPGQFAHAKEIAPALIGENPSDIAKLWTKLCWAGASVGRSGLSTQAIGAFDVALWDLKAKRANLSLARLLGAQRDSVRCYNTSGGFLHTPLDQLLKNTDLSREKGIGGIKLKVGQPDCAIDIERVSTVRRHLGDNFPLMVDANQQWDRPTAQRMCRRFEEFNLIWIEEPLDCYDAEGHAALAQQFDTPIATGEMLTSVAEHAQFIELRGADFLMPDAPRVGGITPYLKVAAMAEQAGVMLAPHFAMELHVHLAAAYPTEPWVEHFEWLEPLFNERLETRDGRMLVPKRPGLGLSLSEQVLPWTAQVAEVGKRP